From a region of the Flavobacterium branchiarum genome:
- a CDS encoding PhoH family protein, which yields MNERIIELIDIAPKDFWGAQDTHLEIIKKYYPKLKIVARGTTLKAFGEKEVLDEFEKRFQRLMVHFTRYNNIDDNVIERVIMSDGQDEKKAYDHDKILVHGVAGKIIRAMTPNQQLLVDTIKKNDMVFAVGPAGTGKTYTGVAMAVKALKDKEVKRIILTRPAVEAGENLGFLPGDMKEKLDPYMQPLYDALRDMLPNEKLEDYILKGIIQIAPLAFMRGRTLDNAFVILDEAQNTTHSQMKMFLTRMGKNAKFMITGDPGQVDLPRRTISGLKEAILVLKDVDGIGIIYLDDKDIVRHRLVKKVIDAYKQIENND from the coding sequence TTGAACGAAAGAATAATCGAGCTAATAGACATCGCTCCAAAAGACTTTTGGGGCGCTCAAGACACTCATCTTGAAATAATCAAAAAGTACTACCCAAAGCTTAAAATAGTAGCAAGAGGGACTACTTTAAAAGCGTTCGGCGAAAAAGAAGTCTTGGATGAATTCGAAAAAAGATTTCAACGATTAATGGTTCATTTTACCCGTTACAATAATATTGACGATAACGTAATTGAACGAGTAATTATGAGTGATGGTCAGGATGAAAAAAAAGCATACGATCATGACAAAATATTAGTTCACGGCGTTGCAGGTAAAATTATCAGGGCTATGACACCCAACCAGCAACTGTTGGTAGATACCATTAAAAAGAATGACATGGTATTTGCTGTTGGTCCTGCCGGAACCGGAAAAACGTACACAGGTGTTGCAATGGCTGTAAAAGCACTTAAAGACAAAGAAGTAAAAAGGATCATACTTACGCGACCAGCAGTAGAAGCAGGGGAGAACCTTGGTTTTTTACCCGGCGATATGAAAGAAAAATTAGATCCATACATGCAACCTCTTTATGATGCTTTACGCGATATGTTGCCAAATGAAAAACTCGAAGATTATATCTTAAAAGGAATTATTCAGATTGCGCCATTAGCATTTATGCGTGGACGTACACTTGATAATGCTTTTGTGATTTTGGATGAAGCGCAAAACACGACACATTCTCAAATGAAAATGTTCTTGACCCGTATGGGGAAAAATGCCAAATTCATGATTACTGGGGATCCTGGTCAAGTCGATTTGCCAAGAAGAACTATTTCTGGGCTTAAAGAAGCAATATTGGTACTTAAAGATGTTGATGGCATCGGAATTATTTATCTTGATGATAAAGACATTGTACGCCATCGATTGGTGAAAAAAGTAATTGATGCTTATAAACAAATAGAAAACAACGATTAA
- a CDS encoding putative quinol monooxygenase has translation MFVRIVKMSFHEDKIPAFMENFDGVKDKIRNAPGNRFLELYQDKENKSIFFTYSYWETEADLENYRQSELFNTVWSFTKKLFNAKPEAWSVDKLVSLG, from the coding sequence ATGTTTGTTCGAATAGTAAAAATGAGTTTCCATGAAGATAAAATCCCCGCTTTCATGGAAAATTTTGACGGCGTGAAAGACAAAATACGAAATGCTCCCGGAAATCGTTTTTTAGAATTATATCAAGACAAAGAAAATAAAAGTATATTTTTCACTTATAGCTATTGGGAAACCGAAGCCGACTTGGAAAATTACCGTCAGTCTGAACTTTTTAATACCGTTTGGAGTTTCACAAAAAAATTATTCAATGCAAAACCCGAAGCATGGAGCGTAGACAAACTTGTTAGCTTGGGCTAG
- a CDS encoding Cof-type HAD-IIB family hydrolase — protein MNSESKKVKVIITDLDGTLLNPEHKISSYTKSVFHELYNQNYLIIVATGRHHLDALGIIDTLDIPVYLVSSNGARIHSPDKKELFAFNIENDVVKSALSVDIDPEITTVLFKEDVWLTNRLSEKLNSFQADLVYHPELVDYSKLEDYSAIKIFFTHEDHEKLVALKDVILSTNSDTLHHAFSLPNCLEFMDKSVDKSVAIAKVLEKENLTFEEAISFGDGFNDVKMLLSTGKGLIMGNAPQNLKNELSHMEVINTNKEDGVAKYLSEKILGKIPASI, from the coding sequence ATGAATTCAGAATCTAAAAAAGTTAAAGTAATCATTACCGATTTAGATGGTACATTACTTAATCCAGAACATAAAATTTCTTCTTATACAAAATCAGTTTTTCATGAACTGTATAATCAAAACTATCTTATAATTGTTGCTACTGGGCGTCATCATCTTGATGCATTAGGGATTATTGATACTTTAGATATTCCAGTTTATTTGGTAAGTTCTAATGGAGCACGTATTCATTCACCAGATAAGAAAGAGCTTTTTGCTTTTAATATTGAGAATGATGTCGTAAAATCGGCTTTGAGTGTTGATATAGACCCAGAAATTACCACAGTTTTATTTAAAGAAGATGTTTGGCTTACCAATAGATTGAGTGAAAAATTAAATAGTTTTCAAGCCGATTTAGTGTATCATCCAGAATTAGTTGATTATTCAAAATTGGAGGATTATAGTGCTATAAAAATATTCTTCACGCATGAGGATCATGAAAAATTAGTTGCATTAAAAGATGTGATCTTAAGCACAAATTCAGATACATTGCACCATGCTTTTAGTTTGCCAAATTGCCTTGAGTTTATGGATAAATCTGTAGATAAAAGTGTTGCAATTGCTAAAGTTTTGGAGAAAGAGAATCTAACTTTTGAAGAAGCAATTTCTTTTGGAGATGGTTTTAATGATGTGAAAATGTTATTGTCTACAGGAAAAGGACTGATTATGGGTAACGCTCCTCAAAACTTAAAAAACGAGTTATCACATATGGAAGTAATTAATACCAATAAAGAAGACGGTGTAGCGAAATATTTATCTGAAAAGATTTTAGGTAAAATTCCAGCATCAATTTAG
- the gldF gene encoding gliding motility-associated ABC transporter permease subunit GldF, translated as MKSIVLREIKSFFGSPIGYLVIAIFLISNGLFLWVFQGEYNILNTGFADLTPFFTLAPWILTFLIPAVTMRSFSDEKKQGTIELLLTKPLTIWQIVNGKFIGSLLLIIMAIIPTFIYVKVISSLGLPEGNIDMGSTIGSYFGLLFLIGAYTAIGVFTSTLSENQIVAFIIAVFLCFFFYFGFEGLSSLVPGSMSFISSLGMQNHFKSMSRGVIDTRDVIYFLSITVLFLSFTVYQLKSFKS; from the coding sequence ATGAAATCAATTGTTTTACGAGAAATAAAATCTTTTTTTGGATCTCCCATTGGCTATTTAGTCATTGCCATTTTCTTGATTAGTAATGGCTTATTTTTATGGGTTTTTCAAGGAGAATACAATATTCTTAATACTGGTTTTGCCGATCTTACTCCATTCTTTACTTTGGCTCCATGGATTTTAACTTTCTTAATTCCTGCTGTTACCATGCGTAGTTTCTCTGACGAGAAAAAACAAGGTACTATCGAATTATTACTTACAAAGCCTTTAACTATTTGGCAAATTGTAAACGGAAAATTTATTGGTTCGTTGCTTTTAATCATAATGGCAATTATTCCAACATTCATATATGTAAAAGTAATTTCAAGTTTAGGATTACCCGAAGGTAATATCGATATGGGAAGTACTATTGGTTCTTACTTTGGTTTATTATTCTTAATTGGAGCTTATACAGCTATTGGCGTTTTTACATCTACATTATCCGAAAATCAAATCGTAGCTTTTATTATAGCAGTATTTTTATGCTTCTTCTTCTATTTTGGTTTTGAAGGGTTATCTTCTCTTGTTCCTGGCTCTATGAGTTTTATTTCATCATTAGGAATGCAAAATCATTTTAAAAGCATGAGCCGAGGTGTAATTGATACACGCGATGTAATTTATTTTTTAAGTATAACGGTGCTTTTTCTTTCGTTTACTGTATATCAACTAAAATCTTTTAAATCGTAA
- a CDS encoding S9 family peptidase produces the protein MTKNIIAVALLVFSISGKSQNLKLEEIMKGDSFVGVQPTNQHWSLDGKKVYFDWNPNNDLGLSTYFWEKGMTKPLLAQPKEAAFSQLDFKRNPTSDIAYYIDNGSLYSYTISNKLTKKLFQQSNPISNLELGFEAGILFFQQNDNLFKYNTKEGTIVQISNFNSGDKAEKESSKDSFLKTQQKELFQFIRDKEAKKEWNTAKKNSVKSDFPKGYYYGKKEEFQSLKVNPNGNFATFSLIEKSDVRKEKMEVFITADGYNQSPDTKEKVSVDNFVKTRFGIYSVAKDSVYFVNFSTLSHIQDVPKYYDSYENLKNKEKSDKLIVVQAPVYNSNGTLAIAEIRSQDNKDRWLISLDLNKGTFQEIEHQHDEAWIGGPGIPSYAFDSGTLGFLSDNETIYFQSEATGYSHLYTYNLKSKKKSQLTSGNWEVRDLTLSKDKKTFYLTTNTTHPGNRNFYKLAVANGVLEPVLTKDGAYEVSLSPDEKTLLVRYSYKNKPWELYIGENKKNTALQQITSSTTEEFKKYQWREPEVITYKAQDGTTVYARLYTPKTEKKNQAAILFVHGAGYLQNAHNYWSNYHREYMFHNMLTDLGYTVLDIDYRGSDGYGRDVRTGIYRFMGGKDLSDQIDGKKYLVDNYGIDASRVGIYGGSYGGFITLMGMLTTPGEFASGAALRSVTDWAHYNHGYTGNILNFPETDPDAYKKSSPIYFANNLKGNLLMLHGMVDDNVEYKDIVRMSQRFIELGKKNWSLSSFPVEAHGFKETYSWIDEYDRILNLFNDTLLKK, from the coding sequence ATGACTAAAAATATCATTGCAGTTGCCTTATTGGTTTTTTCAATATCGGGTAAAAGTCAGAACCTAAAGTTGGAAGAAATCATGAAAGGCGATTCATTTGTAGGGGTGCAGCCAACAAATCAACATTGGAGTTTAGACGGTAAAAAGGTTTACTTCGATTGGAATCCGAATAACGACTTAGGATTAAGTACTTATTTCTGGGAAAAAGGAATGACAAAACCATTACTTGCCCAACCAAAAGAAGCCGCTTTCTCTCAATTGGATTTTAAAAGAAACCCCACATCCGATATTGCTTATTATATCGACAACGGAAGTTTGTATTCGTACACTATATCAAATAAGCTTACAAAAAAGTTATTCCAGCAATCCAATCCGATTTCTAATTTAGAATTGGGTTTTGAAGCTGGAATTTTATTTTTTCAGCAAAATGATAATTTATTTAAATACAATACCAAAGAAGGTACAATTGTACAAATCTCAAACTTTAATAGCGGAGATAAAGCAGAGAAAGAATCAAGCAAAGATTCGTTTTTGAAAACACAGCAAAAAGAGTTGTTTCAGTTTATTAGAGACAAAGAAGCTAAAAAAGAATGGAATACTGCTAAAAAGAATAGCGTTAAATCAGATTTTCCAAAAGGATATTATTATGGAAAAAAAGAGGAGTTTCAAAGTCTTAAAGTTAATCCAAATGGAAATTTTGCAACATTTAGTCTGATTGAAAAATCGGATGTTAGAAAAGAAAAAATGGAAGTTTTTATTACTGCCGATGGATATAATCAATCTCCAGATACTAAAGAAAAAGTTTCTGTTGACAATTTTGTAAAGACCAGATTTGGAATTTATTCGGTTGCTAAAGATTCTGTTTATTTCGTGAACTTTTCAACATTAAGTCATATTCAGGATGTGCCTAAATATTATGATTCGTATGAAAATTTGAAGAATAAAGAGAAGTCAGATAAACTAATTGTTGTTCAAGCACCAGTTTATAATTCAAATGGAACATTGGCTATAGCCGAAATAAGAAGTCAAGATAATAAAGACAGATGGTTGATTAGTTTGGATTTGAATAAAGGAACTTTTCAGGAAATCGAACATCAACATGACGAAGCTTGGATTGGAGGACCTGGGATTCCATCGTATGCTTTTGATTCAGGAACTTTAGGATTCCTTTCAGACAACGAAACGATTTATTTTCAATCAGAAGCTACAGGATATTCGCATTTGTATACTTACAATTTAAAGTCAAAAAAGAAATCACAGCTGACTAGTGGAAATTGGGAAGTAAGAGATTTGACTTTGTCAAAAGATAAAAAGACATTTTATTTAACTACAAATACAACGCATCCAGGAAATAGAAATTTCTATAAATTGGCAGTTGCCAATGGTGTTTTAGAGCCAGTTTTAACTAAAGATGGTGCATATGAAGTAAGTTTGTCACCAGATGAAAAAACGTTGTTGGTGCGTTATTCTTATAAAAATAAGCCATGGGAATTGTATATTGGTGAGAATAAAAAGAATACAGCGTTACAGCAAATAACATCTTCGACTACAGAAGAGTTTAAAAAATACCAATGGAGAGAACCAGAGGTAATTACATATAAGGCACAAGATGGGACTACCGTTTATGCGAGATTATATACTCCAAAAACCGAAAAGAAGAACCAAGCAGCCATATTATTTGTTCATGGTGCAGGATACTTACAAAACGCGCACAACTATTGGAGTAATTACCATAGAGAATATATGTTTCATAATATGTTGACTGATTTAGGTTACACTGTTTTGGATATTGATTATAGAGGTAGTGATGGATACGGACGAGATGTTAGAACTGGAATATACCGTTTTATGGGGGGAAAAGATTTATCGGATCAAATTGATGGAAAGAAATACCTAGTTGATAATTACGGAATCGACGCTAGTAGAGTAGGGATTTACGGTGGTTCTTATGGAGGGTTTATTACTTTAATGGGAATGCTTACTACTCCGGGGGAATTTGCTTCGGGAGCTGCATTGCGTTCAGTTACTGATTGGGCACACTACAATCACGGTTATACAGGAAATATTCTAAATTTTCCTGAAACAGATCCAGATGCATACAAAAAAAGTTCTCCAATTTATTTTGCAAATAACCTAAAAGGAAACTTATTGATGCTTCACGGGATGGTTGATGATAACGTTGAATACAAAGATATTGTGCGTATGTCTCAGCGTTTTATCGAATTAGGAAAGAAGAATTGGAGTCTTTCGTCATTCCCAGTTGAAGCACACGGATTTAAAGAAACGTACTCTTGGATTGATGAATATGACAGAATATTGAATTTATTTAATGACACGCTTTTAAAAAAGTAA
- a CDS encoding SAM hydrolase/SAM-dependent halogenase family protein: MSIITLTTDYGLKDHFVGALKGKILSEYSEATIVDISHDIDPFNTTEASYIIGSSYFSFPKGTVHLIGVDIERNKENQHIAMQWNDHYFICADNGILSMLTQKIVPQKIVAINIHDRFPEESTDLDIFIQVACHIAKGGLLNVIGKEIPAIKEVTELQAVVASDGNSIKGYVIYIDHFGNVVTNISKKHFLKIARGRPYEIVMKPKSIKTILPNYSAIASSEKYPIKTYEGEKLAIFNEAGFLEIAIFRSNPSKVGSANSLLGLNYRDVITIKFH; the protein is encoded by the coding sequence ATGTCAATAATTACCCTTACTACCGATTACGGCTTGAAAGACCACTTTGTAGGCGCGCTGAAAGGGAAAATCTTATCGGAATATTCCGAAGCTACAATTGTAGATATTTCGCATGACATCGATCCGTTTAATACTACCGAAGCAAGTTATATTATTGGTTCTTCTTACTTTAGCTTTCCAAAAGGAACTGTACACCTTATTGGAGTTGATATAGAACGCAATAAAGAAAACCAACATATTGCAATGCAATGGAACGATCATTACTTTATTTGTGCCGATAATGGTATCTTAAGCATGCTTACGCAAAAGATAGTTCCTCAAAAAATTGTTGCTATCAATATTCATGATCGTTTTCCTGAGGAATCAACCGATTTGGATATTTTCATTCAAGTTGCTTGCCATATAGCCAAAGGCGGTTTACTAAATGTTATTGGCAAAGAAATCCCAGCGATTAAAGAGGTAACCGAGCTACAGGCTGTAGTTGCCAGCGATGGAAACTCGATTAAGGGATATGTAATTTATATAGACCATTTTGGAAACGTAGTAACAAATATTTCTAAAAAGCATTTTTTAAAAATAGCAAGGGGCCGTCCGTATGAAATTGTGATGAAACCAAAAAGCATCAAAACTATACTACCTAATTATTCGGCGATAGCAAGCTCAGAAAAATATCCTATTAAAACCTATGAAGGGGAAAAACTAGCGATTTTTAACGAGGCTGGTTTTCTAGAAATTGCTATTTTTAGAAGCAATCCTTCAAAAGTAGGTTCTGCAAATAGTCTTTTAGGCTTAAATTATAGAGATGTTATCACTATAAAATTCCATTAA